The following are from one region of the Plasmodium gaboni strain SY75 chromosome 12, whole genome shotgun sequence genome:
- a CDS encoding putative phenylalanyl-tRNA synthetase alpha chain, translated as MFFSFLICFIFVIIEFIESYKKIPQISDIYFRKLDKNYHIKDDIINYNRFKYVYKIKNHPLNEIKEEVLNFLKKKTSFYLVYNKCPLYYKDLCFKEILIKDTNETTSIKNNFYFSHDYLFIPQATSLFPYIYDLLKNNNTQQNNIQKYNDTINVRNYACNDNTANNVDVNKNIKKKKKDDYINKDIIENNNVHIINNSNILNNESDNFCIISNIFRKDNIDKLHFPFFNQIDIYFKITNELVHKKKQLVYFLCELLSTIFGNNYKWRIRKDSFDFTTHSLQAEVFHNNKWIEILGSGILKNKIIFNKKKNYEINDYLAVGIGLDRIAMIKWDIERIRDLYLYIYNTEKNLYSGEQHNQKDDKFSHHISNQIFNKNINEYVLNNNDDSYNYNNGKNCFLKNKKNENQNDKNQHDKNQHDKHQHDKNQHENILLNSPKLEGQKLKHNLLTHIKQNVHIQQNTKNTNITSDEVLYFSNLYNIKDEQRDLSFYSNEQWNNEDFIKNIIYEQHVFKNHVKELHEQIIKQITKMYNIIIR; from the exons ATGTTTTTTTCCTTCCTTATTTGTTTcatatttgttattattgAATTTATAGaaagttataaaaaaattccACAGATCagtgatatatattttagaAAGCTTGATAAgaattatcatataaaagatgatataataaattataatagatttaaatatgtttacaaaataaagaatCATCCActaaatgaaataaaagaagaggtattaaattttttaaaaaaaaaaacatctttttatttagtatataataaatgcCCACTTTATTATAAGGATTTATGTTTTAAAGAAATACTTATAAAAGATACAAACGAAACAACTTccataaaaaataatttttatttttctcatgattatttatttattccTCAAGCAACGTCTTTATTCCCATACATATATGATTTactaaaaaataataacacACAACAGaataatattcaaaaatataatgatacAATAAATGTAAGAAATTATGCATGTAATGATAATACAGCTAATAATGTTgatgtaaataaaaatataaaaaaaaaaaaaaaagatgattatattaataaagatatcattgaaaataataatgtacatataataaataattcaaacatattaaataatgaaagcgataatttttgtattatatcaaatatttttaggaaggataatattgataaattacatttccctttttttaatcaaatcgatatatattttaaaataacaAACGAATTAgtacacaaaaaaaaacaacttgtatattttttgtgtGAATTATTATCTACCATTTTTggaaataattataaatgGAGAATAAGAAAAGATTCTTTTGATTTTACTACACACTCATTACAAGCAGAAGTATTTCATAATAACAAATGGATAGAAATTTTAGGTAGTggaatattaaaaaataaaattattttcaacaaaaaaaaaaattatgaaatCAATGATTATCTAGCTGTAGGAATAGGTTTAGATAGAATTGCTATGATAAAATGGGATATTGAAAGAATAAGagatttatatttatatatttataatacaGAAAAAAATCTATATTCTGGAGAGCAACATAATCAAAAAGATGATAAATTTTCACACCATATATCAAATCAAATAttcaataaaaatataaatgaatatgtTCTTAACAATAATGATGActcatataattataataatggaaaaaattgttttttaaaaaataaaaaaaatgaaaacCAAAATGATAAGAACCAACATGATAAGAACCAACATGATAAGCACCAACATGATAAGAACCAAcatgaaaatattttattaaattcaCCAAAATTGGAAGGtcaaaaattaaaacataatttattaacacatataaaacaaaatgtTCATATACAACAAAACAcaaaaaatacaaatataacATCTGATGAAGTTTTATACTTTtcaaatttatataatataaaagatgaaCAACGAGATTTATCCTTTTATTCAAATGAACAATGGAACAATGAagattttataaaaaatattatctaT GAACAGcatgtttttaaaaatcATGTAAAAGAATTACatgaacaaataataaaacaaataacaaaaatgtacaatataattattagATAA
- a CDS encoding dihydrolipoyl dehydrogenase, mitochondrial yields MNSVIFRAQVFFQPLRRHFSTKKDYDVIVIGGGPGGYVCSIRCAQNKLNVLNVNEDKKLGGTCLNRGCIPSKSLLHISHNFYEAKTRFKECGILVDNVKLDIESMHKHKNKCMGNLSDGINFLYKKNNVNHIIGHGSLVDEHTVLIKTEKEEKKVTAERIVIATGSKPIEIPLKKLNDNNFNDADNVNDILEYDHEIIQNSDDILNFKKVPHSMSIIGGGVIGLEIGSVFSKLGSDVTIFEYNERLCGFLDADVSKVLQKTLEKIKMKFVFNTSVIGGNIENNQASLFAKNKKTNEIKKMTSDIVLICIGRKANFDNLNLHLLNIQLNKNKKIPVDEYFNVISQPTIKAIGDAIDGPMLAHKAEEEGYLLANMLFDELKNNKKKKAHINYDLVPSVIYTHPEVATVGYNEEKCKQLNMNFKSVSFPFAANSRSRTIDDYDGLIKLIVEKDTNRILGSQIIGNNASDLILPLSIYVSNNGSSKSLSKIIYAHPTFSEVIKEVALQSFDKPIHM; encoded by the exons ATGAACAGCGTTATTTTTAGAGCACAGGTTTTTTTTCAGCCATTGCGTAGACACTTCTCAACTAAGAAAGA CTATGATGTTATAGTAATTGGAGGAGGACCAGGTGGTTATGTGTGCAGTATTCGATGTGCTCAAAATAAACTAAATGTTTTGAATGTGAACGAAGACAAGAAACTAGGAGGTACATGTTTAAATAGAGGATGCATTCCATCTAAATCTCTATTACATATTTCTCACAATTTTTATGAAGCAAAAACTCGCTTCAAAGAATGTGGTATATTAGTTGATAATGTTAAGTTGGATATAGAGAGTATGcataaacataaaaataagtGCATGGGTAATTTATCTGATGgaattaattttttatataaaaagaacAATGTGAATCATATTATAGGACATGGGAGTTTAGTAGATGAACATACtgttttaataaaaacagaaaaagaagaaaagaaGGTAACAGCTGAACGTATTGTTATAGCTACTGGATCAAAACCAATTGAAATACCTTTAAAAAAgttaaatgataataattttaatgatGCTGATAATgttaatgatatattagAATATGATCATgaaataatacaaaattcagatgatattttaaattttaaaaaggTTCCTCATAGTATGTCTATTATTGGAGGTGGTGTTATAGGGTTAGAAATTGGATCAGTATTTTCAAAGCTTGGGTCTGATGTTActatatttgaatataatGAACGTTTATGTGGTTTTCTTGATGCAGATGTAAGTAAGGTTTTACAAAAAAcattagaaaaaataaaaatgaaatttGTATTTAATACATCAGTAATAGGTGgaaatatagaaaataacCAAGCTTCTTTATTTgcaaaaaataaaaaaactaatgaaataaaaaaaatgacaTCAGATATTGTACTTATATGTATTGGTAGGAAAGCtaattttgataatttaaatttacatttacttaatatacaattaaataaaaataaaaaaatacctgtagatgaatattttaatgtAATTTCACAACCTACAATTAAAGCCATTGGAGATGCTATAGATGGACCTATGTTAGCTCATAAAGCAGAAGAAGAAGGATATTTATTAGCTAATATGTTATTTGAcgaattaaaaaataataagaaaaaaaaagcacATATTAATTATGATTTAGTTCCAAGtgttatatatacacatcCTGAAGTAGCTACTGTAGGttataatgaagaaaaatgTAAACAACTTAATATGAATTTCAAATCGGTTAGTTTTCCTTTTGCTGCTAATAGTAGATCAAGGACAATAGATGATTATGATGGacttataaaattaattgTAGAAAAGGATACTAACAGAATTTTAGGTTCTCAAATTATAGGAAATAATGCTAGTGATTTAATCTTACCTTTGTCTATATATGTTAGTAATAATGGCTCATCTAAAAGTTTGAgtaaaattatatatgcCCATCCAACATTTTCAGAAGTAATCAAAGAGGTGGCTTTACAATCATTTGATAAACCTATACACATGTAA
- a CDS encoding 60 kDa chaperonin → MKMKRFGILLVVIFMICLKYGYSIKKKRSPNNKNRLFINKRLKYINSKIISRRKENYVKVKMTENKVKGKDIIYGNECRNELLKGILTVSDVVKLTLGPRGRNVLLEKEYGSPLIINDGVTIAKNISLKDRKKNNGVKLMQESTNISNDKAGDGTSSTALMTATITKKGIEQVNRNHNPIPIQRGIQLASKMIIEKIKSLSTPIKTYKDILNIATIASNNDVHMGQIIANAYDKLGKNAAIILDDNADINDKLEFTEGYNFDRGIINPYLLYNENKDYIEYSNVSTLITDQNIDNIQSILPILEIFAKNKQPLCIIADDFSNEVLQTLIINKLKGAIKVVPIRAPSFGDRRKDYLKDLCIVTNSKYISADVGLDLNNLHNNMSSFDNNYLSLLGSANTLIVKKDRTSLITKEEYKKEIDERINVLKKEYEETTSKYDKEKLNERIAALSGGIAKILIGGNSETEQKERKFKYEDATNAVKSAIDIGYVPGGGVTYLEIIKSNFIEEIHKKIEEDLQIGSNNEEKKYLELIGNLESEMELQKMGANIVVSSLDVITKQIADNAGVNGDNVVKIILNSKDKYGFGYDVNTNKFVNMVEKGIIDSTNVIISVIKNSCSIASMVLTTECMMVDHEKKDKGILDSSINSPNYLSKHRRSYKHKLHDDEEDEDEEDEDDEEDEEDEDDEDDEDDLDDDDDYDDEDEEDEEDEEDEEDDEDSMNDGYNYDE, encoded by the exons atgaaaatgaaaagatTTGGTATTTTGTTGGttgtaatatttatgatatGTTTGAAGTATGGATATAGTATTAAGAAAAAGCGCAGTCCTAATAACAAGAATAGgctttttataaataagagattgaaatatataaatagtaAGATTATAAGTagaagaaaagaaaattatgTAAAGGTAAAAATGACAGAAAATAAAGTGAAGGGTAAAGACATAATATATGGAAATGAATGTCgaaatgaattattaaaaggAATATTAACAGTATCAGATGTAGTGAAATTAACATTAGGTCCAAGAGGAAGAAATGTATTATtagaaaaagaatatgGAAGTccattaataataaatgatgGTGTAACCATAgcaaaaaatatatcattaaaagatagaaaaaaaaataatggTGTAAAATTAATGCAAGAAAGTACTAATATATCAAATGATAAAGCAGGAGATGGTACAAGTTCAACAGCATTAATGACAGCAACAATTACAAAAAAAGGTATTGAACAAGTTAATAGAAATCATAATCCTATTCCTATACAAAGAGGTATACAACTTGCATCAAAAATGattattgaaaaaattaaatcTTTATCTACACctataaaaacatataaagATATACTTAATATAGCAACCATTGCAAGTAATAATGATGTACATATGGGACAAATTATTGCTAATGCATATGATAAATTAGGTAAAAATGCAGCCATCATATTAGATGATAATGCTGATATTAATGACAAATTAGAATTTACAGAAGgatataattttgataGAGGAATTATTAATCCATATCTTctatataatgaaaataaagattATATTGAATATTCTAATGTATCCACTTTAATAACAGACcaaaatatagataatatacAATCCATATTGCCAATACTAGAAATATTTgctaaaaataaacaacCATTATGTATTATAGCCGATGATTTTAGTAATGAAGTTTTACAGACCTTGATCATAAACAAGTTAAAGGGTGCAATCAAAGTG GTTCCTATAAGAGCTCCATCGTTTGGTGATAGACGAAAAGACTACCTAAAAGATCTATGTATTGTAACCAACAGTAAATACATTAGCGCAGATGTAGGTTTGGATCTAAACAACTTGCATAACAATATGAGCAGctttgataataattatcttTCCTTATTAGGAAGTGCAAATACGTTAATAGTAAAAAAAGATAGAACTAGTTTGATAACAAAAGaggaatataaaaaagaaatagaTGAACgtataaatgtattaaaaaaggaatatgAAGAAACCACTTCAAAATATGATAAGGAGAAATTAAATGAACGTATAGCTGCTTTATCAGGTGGTATAGctaaaatattaataggTGGTAATTCAGAAACTGaacaaaaagaaagaaaatttaaatatgaaGATGCAACAAATGCTGTAAAAAGTGCAATAGATATTGGATATGTACCAGGAGGTGGTGTAACTTATTtagaaattataaaatcCAATTTCATAGAAgaaatacataaaaaaattgaagAAGATCTTCAAATAGGTTcaaataatgaagaaaagaaatatcTTGAACTAATAGGTAATTTAGAATCGGAAATGGAATTACAAAAAATGGGTGCTAATATAGTAGTTAGTAGCTTAGATGTAATAACGAAACAAATAGCTGATAATGCAGGAGTTAATGGAGACAACGTTGtcaaaattatattaaattcGAAAGATAAATATGGATTTGGTTATGATGTTAATACAAACAAATTTGTTAATATGGTGGAAAAAGGAATAATTGATAGTACCAATGTTATTATAAGtgttattaaaaatagTTGCAGTATTGCTAGCATGGTATTAACTACTGAATGTATGATGGTAGAtcatgaaaaaaaagataaagGTATTTTAGATTCTTCAATTAACTCACCAAATTATTTAAGTAAACATAGAAGATCTTATAAACATAAACTAcatgatgatgaagaagatgaagatgaagaagatgaagacgatgaagaagatgaagaagatgaagacgatgaagatgatgaagatgatttggatgatgatgatgattatgatgatgaagatgaGGAAGATGAGgaagatgaagaagatgaagaagatgatgaagatTCTATGAATGACGGATACAATTATgatgaataa
- a CDS encoding putative cytochrome b5, translated as MVVKKLKVIDDKELKKLKTQSKSCIVINDLIYDVSSFYEHPGGYDLFKEYEGLDATDAFNSIGHSENAKNLMNSFLIGIKKNSKEYKKKEKTRIIENKIEYINYSDEEVKNEEKEPKESKPILIKKEEKTNYPVVAGIIILFGVAYYFLLLK; from the exons ATGGTTGTTAAGAAATTAAAAGTAATAGATgataaagaattaaaaaaactTAAAACCCAATCAAAAAGTTGTATTGTAATTAatgatttaatatatgatgTGAGTTCATTTTATGAGCATCCAGGTGGATATGATCtttttaaagaatatgAAG GCCTTGATGCGACCGATGCATTTAATTCCATTGGACATTCTGAGAACGCCAAAAATTTAATGAACAGTTTTTTGATTGgaataaagaaaaattcaaaagaatataaaaaaaaagaaaaaacaagaattattgaaaataagatagaatatataaattattctGATGAGGAAGTAAAAAACGAGGAAAAGGAACCTAAAGAAAGCAAACCCATACTG attaaaaaagaagaaaaaacTAATTACCCTGTCGTGGCTGGAATTATTATCCTTTTTGGAGTTgcatattattttttgctcttaaaataa